In one Streptomyces sp. NBC_01288 genomic region, the following are encoded:
- the serS gene encoding serine--tRNA ligase, translating into MLDVTLIRQQPERVREALRKRAVDADLPAFLALDTRFRDTRTAVERLRGERKRISAEIAAHRRAGTAADDLQANASTLADQVTKAEGELARLAREHQQFLDALPNLPDEDVIAGGKESNEVVRTVGTPTLDLAPRDHVQLAQDLGLVDYRRGTALAGNGHWIYRGDGAALEWALLNHFLDSHRRAGYEFVLPPHLLTYEAGYTAGQFPKFADEVFVVEAGEGGRPERFLLPTAETALVDLHRGETLDEGELPRKYVAYTPCYRKEGGSHRTADRGTLRGHQFNKVELFQFARPADSDAAHLELLARAEELVAGLGLRYRVTKLAAGDTSPAQAKTYDVEVWLPSLGAYTEVSSVSNAREYQARRGGIRYRPEGGGKAAYVHTLNASGLATSRLLPAILEQHQQADGTVVVPEVLRRWGLPGRLG; encoded by the coding sequence ATGCTCGACGTCACCCTCATCCGGCAGCAGCCCGAGCGGGTTCGCGAGGCCCTGCGCAAGCGCGCGGTGGACGCCGACCTCCCGGCCTTCCTCGCCCTGGACACCCGCTTCCGGGACACCCGTACGGCCGTGGAGCGGCTGCGCGGCGAGCGGAAACGGATCTCGGCGGAGATCGCGGCGCACCGCAGGGCGGGCACCGCTGCCGACGACCTCCAGGCGAACGCCTCGACCCTGGCCGACCAGGTCACGAAGGCCGAGGGCGAACTCGCCCGACTCGCCCGCGAACACCAGCAGTTCCTCGATGCCCTGCCCAACCTCCCCGACGAGGACGTGATCGCGGGAGGCAAGGAGAGCAACGAGGTCGTACGGACCGTAGGCACCCCGACCCTCGATCTCGCTCCCCGCGACCATGTCCAACTCGCCCAGGATCTGGGCCTGGTGGACTACCGGCGCGGCACCGCCCTCGCCGGCAACGGCCACTGGATCTACCGGGGCGACGGCGCCGCGCTGGAGTGGGCCCTGCTCAACCACTTCCTCGACAGCCACCGCCGGGCGGGCTACGAGTTCGTGCTGCCGCCGCATCTGCTGACCTACGAAGCCGGTTATACGGCGGGCCAGTTCCCGAAGTTCGCCGACGAGGTGTTCGTGGTGGAGGCGGGCGAGGGCGGGCGCCCGGAGCGGTTCCTGCTGCCCACCGCCGAGACCGCGCTGGTCGATCTGCATCGCGGGGAGACCCTCGACGAGGGCGAGCTGCCGCGCAAGTACGTGGCGTACACGCCCTGTTACCGCAAGGAGGGCGGCAGCCACCGCACCGCCGACCGGGGCACCCTGCGCGGCCACCAGTTCAACAAGGTCGAGCTGTTCCAGTTCGCGCGCCCCGCCGACTCGGACGCGGCGCACCTCGAACTCCTGGCCCGCGCAGAGGAGTTGGTGGCCGGCCTGGGACTGCGCTACCGGGTCACCAAGCTCGCCGCCGGGGACACCAGCCCCGCCCAGGCGAAGACGTACGACGTTGAGGTGTGGCTGCCCAGCCTCGGCGCGTACACGGAGGTCAGTTCGGTGTCGAACGCCCGTGAGTACCAGGCCCGGCGCGGCGGCATCCGGTACCGCCCGGAAGGCGGCGGCAAGGCGGCGTACGTGCACACGCTCAACGCCTCGGGCCTGGCGACCAGCCGTCTCCTCCCCGCGATCCTCGAACAGCACCAGCAGGCGGACGGCACGGTCGTGGTTCCCGAGGTGCTGCGCCGCTGGGGCCTGCCCGGCCGGCTCGGCTGA
- a CDS encoding LPXTG cell wall anchor domain-containing protein translates to MSYQKRTAALASVAALAGSAVFMAAPAARADVVDVNYKCQTPIGVKTAVSPIDIKGVKSGSGYQLTMSWQKGVSSSPVELGKGAMSPSATIKLGGADSGTVAVSGPANQAAIPANTPIKINDLTGTYTPKASGKVTFTAAVLTIKALGTTTTCTPTNSPGPSLTLDVTAAGGSSGSSGSTGTTGSTGSGTGTDSSGTLPKTGPDDSVIALGTLGGTVLLAGAAGTLWLTRRNQTARARR, encoded by the coding sequence GTGTCGTACCAGAAACGAACCGCAGCGCTCGCGTCCGTCGCGGCCCTGGCCGGCTCGGCGGTATTCATGGCCGCCCCCGCAGCCCGGGCCGACGTGGTCGACGTCAACTACAAGTGCCAGACGCCCATCGGCGTCAAGACAGCCGTCTCGCCGATCGACATCAAGGGTGTCAAGAGCGGCAGCGGCTACCAGCTCACCATGTCCTGGCAGAAGGGCGTCTCCTCCAGCCCCGTCGAACTCGGCAAGGGTGCGATGAGCCCGAGCGCCACCATCAAGCTGGGCGGTGCGGACAGCGGCACGGTCGCGGTGTCGGGCCCGGCCAACCAGGCCGCGATCCCCGCCAACACCCCCATCAAAATCAACGACTTGACGGGTACGTACACCCCGAAGGCATCCGGCAAGGTCACGTTCACGGCGGCCGTCCTCACCATCAAGGCCCTCGGTACGACGACCACCTGCACCCCCACCAACAGCCCCGGCCCGTCCCTCACGTTGGACGTCACGGCGGCGGGCGGTTCGTCGGGATCCAGCGGTTCGACGGGCACGACGGGCTCCACCGGTTCCGGCACCGGTACGGACTCCAGCGGCACGCTCCCGAAGACCGGCCCCGACGACTCCGTCATCGCCCTCGGCACGCTCGGCGGCACGGTCCTGCTCGCGGGCGCGGCGGGCACCCTGTGGCTGACCCGGCGCAACCAGACGGCCCGCGCCCGCCGCTGA
- a CDS encoding COG1470 family protein, protein MPSTARVLCLTLLALLAAAPTATAAEGWTVAPAGGGRPTFYAEGEPGTTLQDTLSVTNPSTHPVTVRLHATGVPITFADTGVRVPSRTRADIPFIVNVPTTATPGDRAATITARDTKGREATVRLQLHVRGPALSALTVEHVAVHGDRITYDLVNRGTTPLTPNLAVHATGLFGTLLNRAPRTLPVQLPPGERLKLTEPWPDHPTLDAVDLRLTVTATGGAHDTANVSTRFVPWEAVAGTGGALTAAAALLLVRLRLRLRLRRRRRRTDEAGETAEHPYTQTELTGAAM, encoded by the coding sequence CTGCCGTCGACCGCCCGCGTCCTGTGCCTGACCCTCCTAGCCCTCCTGGCGGCCGCACCGACCGCAACGGCCGCCGAGGGATGGACCGTTGCGCCCGCGGGCGGCGGACGCCCGACGTTCTACGCCGAGGGCGAGCCCGGCACGACCCTCCAGGACACGCTGTCCGTGACCAACCCCAGCACCCACCCGGTCACGGTACGACTGCACGCCACGGGCGTCCCGATCACCTTCGCCGACACGGGAGTTCGGGTCCCGTCCCGCACCCGGGCCGACATCCCCTTCATCGTGAACGTCCCGACGACCGCCACCCCCGGCGACCGCGCCGCCACGATCACCGCGCGCGACACGAAGGGCCGAGAGGCGACGGTACGGCTCCAACTCCACGTACGCGGACCGGCGTTGTCGGCCCTGACCGTCGAACACGTGGCGGTCCACGGCGACCGCATCACCTACGACCTGGTCAACCGCGGCACCACACCCCTCACCCCGAACCTCGCCGTCCACGCCACCGGCCTCTTCGGCACCCTCCTCAACCGCGCCCCCCGCACCCTCCCCGTCCAACTCCCGCCCGGCGAACGCCTGAAGCTCACCGAACCCTGGCCCGACCACCCCACCCTGGACGCGGTCGACCTACGCCTCACGGTCACAGCGACGGGCGGCGCCCACGACACGGCGAACGTGTCGACACGGTTCGTGCCGTGGGAAGCGGTGGCGGGGACCGGGGGTGCGCTGACGGCCGCGGCCGCGCTGCTTCTCGTACGCCTACGCCTACGCCTACGCCTACGACGTCGACGGCGCCGTACGGACGAAGCCGGCGAGACGGCCGAACACCCGTACACGCAGACCGAGTTGACGGGAGCGGCGATGTGA